From the genome of Pelosinus fermentans DSM 17108:
AGCCTATCGCAGCAATTAACGTCTTAATTCCTCAAACCATGCGCCATTTGAATCTCGTGCTGGTTGATATCGGAGCAGGTACATCGGATGTGGCCATCACAAAAGATGGTTCGATTATTGCCTATGGTATGGTTCCCTGCGCCGGTGATAAAATTACGGAGGCTATTTCCCAGCAATATCTTTTGGACTTCAATGTGGCAGAGACGGTCAAACGCCAGCTTACGGGCAATGAATCCGCTACCATTACCCTCACCGATGTATTAGGTCTTCCCCAGGAAATAGCCGTAAGTGAGATTATTAAAAACATTGAACCCCATGTAGCTGAATTGGCACAATTAATTGCAACCCAGATCATATCCCTCAATGCTACGGCCCCTCAGGCGGTTCTCTTAGTTGGTGGTGGTTCCCTCACCCCGATGATTTCCGAAGCATTAGCCCAATCCCTTGACATGCCAGCACCGCGAGTAGCGGTTCGCCGTCCTGATATAATCGAAGGCATCAGCCAAATTCCCGCTGACCTTTGTACCCCTGATGCAGTCACCCCTCTTGGGATTTTAAAACTTTCTGCCAGCCGTACACTTAATTTTATGAATGTTACCTTAAACGAACAACCCCTGCATCTCTTTAATCTGGGCCACTTAACCGTCGCAGATGCTCTATTGGCTGCAGGTATTGACACGCGGAGTCTCCATGGCAAACCAGGGCTTGGCATCACCATTGCTATTAACTCCCAAACCAACTTCTTTCCCGGCACCCATGGCACTCCTAGTCTCATTGAACTAAATGGTCATAAAGCGACCCTTTCTGAACTGCTGCAGGAAGATGATGTAATCAAAGTAACCAAAGGCACAAGTGGCACCATGCCCTCTCTTTGCCTTTCCGATATTTTTGATATTCTTCCCTCCTATCTTATTTTTATCAATGAAGAACCTTACGAAATATCTCCAATTATTACGATTAATGATGAATTAGCCCAACCAGATGCAGTACTGGCTGATAGAGATCAAGTACATTACCGTGTACCGAGTACCCTGGAAGAAGTTCTGGGCACAACTGGAAACCCTATGGATGTCCCGCCTTACCACTATATTATCAATGGCAGTGAACGAGAATATAGTATTTGGCGCAAATACACCATAAACGGAAATGCCGCCACAGCTGCCAATCCCGTAAGTGCCAACGACCAGATCATGATTTCGCCCCTTTGCGAACCAACTCTGGGTGAACTATTAGGGCTCAATAACGATGAGGAACATTCCATCACCGTATTATTCAATAAAGTTAAGTGCTGTATCCCCCTTCGTCGCTATACGATCATCATGAATGATAAAGTCTCTCAAATCACAGATATTGCCCCTAATAAAAGTGTCATTCATTTTTCTTCTACCGAACAAGAACATCCCATGATTAGCGATGTGCTGCTGGCTGCCAATTTCAATCCGAAAACGATTCCTCCTGGCAGTATTGTCAAGATTCTTTTAAATAATCAACCGACAGAATATACTACCCTTGTAAAAAATAGTGACGAGATTACTCTTGTGGTAACTTGATTCTTCTAAAACTATATTGATTCTTTTTAGCAAGTGGCTTGCAAATTGTGACATACATCACATTTATTCTTTCTCAATACCATTATAATGAATATGTAATAAAAAATGGTAAGGGGGATATGATTCATGAGCATGTTTTGTCGTCAATGCGAGCAAACCGCTGGAGGTACAGGCTGTACCAAGGTAGGTGTCTGCGGTAAAAATGAGGATATTGCCAGTCTGCAAGATACACTTGTTTTTGGTCTAAAAGGAATTTCTGCATATGCCCACCATGCTAGAGAACTGGGTGCTAGAGATGAGCAAGTCGACGCTTTTATGCATGACGCTTTATTCTTTACTCTCACGAATGTTAACTTTAGCTTAGAACGCCATATTGAAATGGTATTAAAATGCGGTGAAATGAACCTTAGAATCATGGAAGTACTAGATAATGCCCATGTTACCCGTTTCGGCTCACCAGCCCCTGCACAGGTATTTACAGGCACTAAAGCCGGCCCTGGCATTGTGATCACAGGTCATGATCTTTTAGATCTTGAAGAATTATTAAAACAAACAGAAGGTACAGGCGTTAACGTTTATACGCATGGAGAAATGCTTCCTGCCCATTCCTATCCTGAACTTAGAAAATACAAACACTTAATTGGAAATTTCGGCACTGCATGGCAAAATCAGCGCACAGAATTCGAAAATTTCTCTGGTGCTATTTTGGTTACAACAAATTGCGTAATGCCGCTTACTGACAAATGTTCTTATGGAGATCGCATTTATATGCGTAATATTACAGGTCTACAAGGCGGCAAACAAATCCTTGACCGTGATTTCTCCGAAATTATTGCTCACGCAAAATCCTTACCAGCTTTGCCTGAAACAGCTGGCGACTATACAATTGCTACAGGTTTCCATCATAGTGTTATCCTTAGCCTGGCTGATAAAGTGGTCGAAGCGGTTAAAGCCGGTAAAATCAAACGTTTCTTCTTAATTGGCGGTTGTGACGGTGCAAAACCTGGTCGTAACTATTATACTGAAATTGCACAAAAAGTTCCTAAAGATTGTGTAATCTTAACTGTAGCGTGTGGTAAATACCGCTTTAACAATTTGGACTTTGGTGATATCGACGGCATTCCTCGCCTCTTGGATCTAGGACAATGCAACAATGCATTCTCAGGTATTCAAGTAGCAGTAGCCTTGGCTAAAGCCTTTAACTGCGGCGTAAATGACCTGCCACTTTCCTTTGTTCTATCCTGGTATGAGCAAAAAGCAGTAGCGATTCTCTTAACTCTGCTGCACTTAGGAGTTAAAAACATTCGCATTGGTCCTACACCACCGGCTTTCATCTCACCAAATGTATTCAAAGTATTAAATGAGTCCTTCGGTTTACAGCTCATTACCACTCCTGATGAAGATCTAAAAGCCATTCTTGGCTAAATAAAAAATCCTGGATGAAATTCATCCAGGATTTTTTTATGAATCAGAAAGTATACTTGGGGCTAAAAAAAAGCACTGAAACGCGAAGACACAAAGATAAAACGAAGAAAATATTAATTACCCTTTCTTTTGTTTTCTTCATACTCTTTGCGTCTTCGCGTTTCAAAAGTTTTTTTAAAACGATCTCTTTAGCGTCTTTTGTTTTGACTTTTCGTATACTCAGGAAATTAAACGTCTTAAATATTCCACATCCAGAATTCTTATTTTCTGACCGTCAAAATCGATAAATTTATCTTTTTTGAGAGAACTTAACGTCCTTGTTACCGTTTCCCTTGTTGTCCCTACTAGATTTGCTAAGTCTTGCCTCGATAAATCAAGAGCGAGTTCAATTACGCCATTGTCTTTGATATCACCCTGTTCCTGGCTTAAGCGCAATAAGACTTCTACGGTACGTGACATTACATCATTCAAAGCCAAGTTTTTAATCTTCTGCTGTGCATAGATTAATCGCTGACTTAGCGCTTTTATTAACTGCAATGCCAGCTCATTATTCGTAAGTACCAGCTGCTCTAAGTCTATATTACGTATCATACCAATACAAGAAGGCTCTACTGCCACAGCAGTCGCCGGATAAGGCCGGTTATTAAACATCAGCACCTCAGCGAAAATTTCTCCTGCCCCTAAAATCTTAATAATATGTTCCCGCCCATCATCAGAAGTTCTAAGAACCTTTACTTTGCCGCTTTTTACATAATGAAATCCTTCACCCGCATCACCTTCCAGAAAAATAATCATGCCTTTGCGAAAGCGCCTCTCAATTGTATGATTATGAATAATCTCCAGTTGCTTTTCCGGCAGCTTTGCAAAAACAGGTATCTCTCTTAGATATTCCCATCCCTCTTTATTGCTTTCCAAAATAGTCATCGCCACCTTTCACTACTTTCTTGTTCCTTTGTAAGCAAAAATTGACAAGCAATCGCCTGATAGCCCGCCGCTGCAGCTGTTAATTGATTTACTCTTAGATTCTCATCTGCAATATGCATATCCTTCTCACAGCCAGGACCAAAACCGATAGTAGGAACGTTGGCTATCGCAGCAGAGTAACTAGCATTCGTGGAAATAGTATAAGTGGAAAGTGCAGGGGTAAAGCCAGCTTTGCCTAAAGCTTGTTGGACACCACTTACCAATTCATGTTCAGGGGATAGTATCCACCCAGGGAAAAACCGTTTTCCCGACAAATATTGTCCTGTATAGCATTCAAGACCAGACTCAGCAATCCCTACCTCCGCGGTAAAATCAGCATCCTGGTGCTGCAATACAGCAATCGCTTTATGAATTGGCTGCAAGATATCTGTTTCTAATTCATCCTGGACCATATACCGGTCAAATGTAGCCCAACATGTATGGGGCACTGTAGAACTCCCCGGACAGGGCGCTGAGGCGATACTTACTAGTTCTAGACTCCCCTGCCCTAAGGAACTCATTGAAAAGGTTGTTTGCTTCTTAATTTCTGGTACTAAACTTAACATCATATCACTGGCGTTCTTCCCTGCTAAGGGAACAGCAGAATGAGCGGCTTTTCCTCTCGTCACCACGATCACTTGAGCGCGCCCCCGCTGACCATAGCAAATCTCCAAATCAGAAGCTTCTCCAACAATCACATAGTCTGGCTTTATTACTTGGATCACTTGACGAAAGGCCAATCCTTCAAACTGTTCCTTGCCAACTGTACCGGATACAAATACAGATCCAGATAGCTCATCTTTATATTGGATCAAAGGTGCCAAGCCGCATATCATTGCGGACAAAGCTCCCTTCATGCTCACAACCCCACGGCCATAAATACGTCCATTCTCAACCAATCCCTCAAAAGGATCATGAATCCATATTTCAGTACCACTCACAGGTATCGTATCGATATGACTATCAAACAACACTTTAGGACCCGGATGATGTCCGCGAATCTCACCGATTACATTGCCCACGCCATCTATCCAAGCCGAGTCATACCCCAAAGCAAGCATCTTCTCTACCAACAGGTCCGCAATTTCTTGTTCTTGCCCTGTATAGCTGGGAATTTGCACTAACTCCTGACATGTCTTTATGATCAAGTCTTCATCAACTGGCCCAAGAGGTCCACAAATCTGTTGATTATCCATTCTACTTCTCCCTTTTTTTACCTAACTTTCAATCTGCTATTAGCGTATTACAATTATATATAAAATTATCAATTTCGATTCCCTTCTCACTAAATCCTGCATAATAAGAAGTATAATAAGAAAAACGCTGCACATCCTTAAAAAAACAAAACCTTTAAAACCACGAAGACATAAACAGGATCGAACCACAGAGGCGCAGAGGACACAGAGAAAGAGTAGATATAACGAAAACATAACTATATCGGATAAAACGGTCTCCGTATCCTATCTATGGCAGGAAATCCTCAACCGGTCACGAAAATAAATAAATAGACTTATCTATTATCCGGTGACGACTGCCATGTATCACATTGATTTGAAGCATATATAGCAACGTTGACTATATGAAGGAGCGCATACATTATCATGATCATCATTGTACTACTACTCTATAGTGCCATAAATTTTTATATTGGGATACGAGGCTGGCAATCCTTACGAAGAAAATCACCTCTTATTTTCTCCCTAAGCTATCTCTTTATTTTCGGTCTTTTTGCATTGAGTTACCCTCTGGGCAGTTTCATTCAAAAACTCTCTCCTTCAACCCTTGGTGATACCCTTCTTTTGACTGGTTCTTTTTGGCTCGGCATGATCTATTATTTATTTTTATTTACTCTTTTTATTGATATTCTGCGTTTCATCGATGCATACAATCCCTTTTTACCGCTAACCTTAAAACAACATTCTTTGCGGGTGGCAGCCACGGTTTTTCTGGTCACAACCTGTCTGATTGCTTATGGTACGTGGAACGCTCGTCATCCAGTGACTATCAACTATGAGATCACAATACCCAAAACAGCAGGAACAAGTTCTTTAGAAACCTTACAAGTCGTCATGGTCTCTGACATTCATTTGGGACAGATTGTTGACAATCGTCGTTTAAAACGATTAGTCAATCGAATTAATCAACTAGAGCCTGATATTGTACTGATTCCTGGGGATATTATTGATAATGATATCAATGTTCTGCCAAATCAGAATATGATCGAGACATTTCGTAAACTTCGCCCTAAACTAGGTACCTATGCGGTATTAGGAAATCACGAATATTTCGATCAGCAAACAGATCTTGCTATTGAATATCTAGAGCAAGGCAATATCCATATACTGCGGGATCAATGGACCCTAATTGATAATAGTTTCTATGTGGTAGGCCGGGATGATCTTGCAAAAATGCGTTATACAGGGGCCTTGAGGCAAGACCTGAAAACTGTCATGGAAGGCATTGATCATAGGCTGCCGATTATCCTTCTTGATCATCAACCCAAAGATTTACAAGATGCAGTCGATCAAGGAGTTGATTTACAGCTATCCGGGCACACTCACTTGGGGCAATTATTTCCAAATAGCCTGATCACAAAAAGACTCTACGAATTAGACTGGGGATATCTGCAAAAAGAAAGTTTACAGGTAATCGTTTCTTGCGGCTTCGGTACATGGGGTCCCCCTGTCCGTATTGGCAATTCGCCAGAAATTATTAACCTAACCATTCACTTTGAAAAGTAATTCTGGAAATACAAGCTTTCTTTTCTTAAAAAAGAATAATTATTGACAATTATATAACCTCATGTTATTATATAGGCAAACAAAGATATAAATACCCTGCAAGGGGAGTAGCTGTACAGTATCTGCCGTCAACACGGATTCATCCCGGCTATACTGGCAATCATAATTGCAAGCAAGACCTTGCCTCATATCTAACAGTATGTGGGCAAGGTCTGTTTACTATATCTTGATTTTTACTCAAAGAACAAATCAAAAGGAGGCTTTTTTATAATGAACAATCTAAAAACAACCTTATTGTTAGCAGCCCTAACAGGTCTATTAATGGCAATTGGTGGTCTATTTGGCGGCAGATCCGGAGTAGGTATCATGCTGATAGTCTCCTTGGCTATGAATTTAGGAAGTTATTGGTTTAGTGATAAACTGGTTCTGCGTATGTATAGTGCCCGGGAAATTACATCTGAGCAAGGTCCTGACCTCTTCAAGCTGGTAGCCAATCTTGCCCATAGGGCAAACTTGCCGATGCCTAGAGTCTACGTAATTGATTCCGATGTCCCTAACGCCTTTGCTACAGGACGCAGCCCTCAATATGGTGTTGTCGCAGTTACTACCGGGATTATGAAAACTCTATCGTATGACGAATTGTCAGGTGTTATCGCTCATGAATTAGCTCATATTAAAAATCGCGATACACTCATTAGTACCGTTGTTGCTTCAATCGCAGGCGTTATTACCTGGATCGCCCACATGGCTCAATGGTCAGCTATCTTCGGTATGGGGCGCAGCAATGAAGACGATAATGGCGGTCTTCTAGGCACACTCTTTACTATCGTATTAGCTCCAATTGCTGCAACTCTTATCCAATTAGGAATTTCTCGCTCAAGAGAATATATGGCCGACGAAATTGGTGGTGCCATTTCAAACAATCCATTAGCATTAGCAAGCGCTTTAGAGAAAATTGACTATTATGCCAAACATAAAGTGCTGCCTGCTTCCACACCATCTACCTCTCATTTATTCATCATTAACCCATTAAGCGGGACGGGACAATGGATGACGAACTTATTTAGCACTCATCCAGCTACCGCTGAGCGTGTAGCACGTCTCAGAGAACAAGCCCGCGGCAGATAATATAAGGAAGAAGGAGGCTGCCCTCACCATAGGTTTAAAAAACTTATGGTGAGGGCAGCCTCCTTTTTTATCGTATAAAATTTAAATGACCGATAGGTAAAGCAAAGCAGTTGAAACGCGAAGACACAAAGGAGGATTTTATTTTTGCTCTGTGCATTGACAGCTTCTTATGTTTGAGTAGATTAACAATCATAGTCAAAACCAATAATTTTAATTGTTATTATGAATTTTACGCATGGTTAGTAATGCTATATACTACTTATATAACATGGAGGCGAATAAAATGTACATTTTAAAATGTATTGCTCAAATTGGTGGATTACTGGGAATTGCCCTATTGAGTAATAAAATAACGCAGGTATTTGATTTGCATTTTCCTGGCAGTATATTAGGAATCTTATTTATTTTTCTTTTATTAGAAGCAAAGATCATTTCTTTAGAATGGGTCGAGACAGGTGCCAACCTTCTCATTGCAGAATTAATTCTATTTTTTATTCCATCAGCTGTCGGAGTGGTTCAGTATAAACAGTTAATCATAACCAATGGAGCAAGTTTTGGATTCGTTATTTTCCTCAGCACCGTAACGGTGATGATTTCTACAGGATTACTTGCCGAATTTTTGAATAAGATAGGAAAGGGACGATAATATGTTAGCAGGATTTAGCTTTATTATTACAATTCTTAGCTATGCAGGAGCAAAAATTTTATATAGAAAAAAGCAATCCGTTTTTTTATCACCATTAGTCATCTGCCCTTTTATATTAATCAGTTTGCTATTATCATTTCATGTTTCTTTAGAAACCTATTCTGCAGGTACACAATGGATTACGAATATGCTGCAGCCGGCAATCGTCGCTTTTGCAGTTCCCTTGTATAAATATCGAGCGTTATTAAAGAAATATGCATTAGAAATTGCCCTTGGTGTTCTCGGAGGTTCGATCATCGCAATCGTATCTTCCGTTATGTATGGTAAATTGTTTCACTTGACGCCGCAACTTCTTGATAGCTTGGCGCCACGCTCCATTACCACTCCCATTGCAATGAATATTTCTCAAACCATTGGTGGCCTTCCTGCCATGACAGCTAGTTTTGTCATCGTAACAGGTATTGTAGGGATCTTTGCAGGTCCTTTTATTCTAAAATGGCTTCCCATTCATCATCAAGTTAGTAAAGGCATGCTTCTGGGAATGGGGGCACATGGAGCGGGAACAGCACAGGCATATGAAATAGGCTCTATTGAAGGGGCTATCGCAAGCTTAACGATGATTGTTGCCGGTATTATTACAATTATGGTAGCACCTATATTAGTACCGATACTAGTCCCCATCATAATATAAAGGCAAGGTCTGCAAGACTTACGTAATGAAAACTGATGTTTTGGATAAAATAGAATGTATATAGTGGTGTAACCGAAGCTGCAAATAATAATTTTTAAGTTTTTTTAAAAATATCCTCCCATAATATATGCAGGAAAATAGTCATATATAGTATAATAAGGCTATACGATATGTAACTACTGAATCAATAGAAATCATAAGTATGTAAATACTATATCAAACTAACAAATTCTTTAGTTAAAATGTATCATAATTATGGAAGGAGCTTATATTAATGGCTTTAATTAACGAAAACTATTTGAAACTCCCTGGCAGTTATTTGTTTGCAGAAATCGCAAAGAGAGTTACAACTTTTAAAACAGAATTTCCAGAAGCAAATATCATTCGATTGGGAATTGGTGATGTTACACAGCCTTTAACCCCTGCTGTCATTGAAGGCTTACACAAAGCCGTGGATGAAATGGCACACGCCGAAACATTTAGAGGCTATGGACCAGAACAAGGTTATAACTTCCTCATCAAAAAGATCATTGAAACTGATTATCGTTCTAGAGGTATCGAACTTGAAGAAGATGAAGTCTTCGTCAGTGACGGTTCCAAAAGCGATGTAGGTAATATTCAAGAGATTTTTGGTGTACATAACAAAGTTGCGATTACTGATCCTGTATATCCTGTATATCTGGATACCAACGTAATGGCAGGTAGAACAGGTGATTTTTCTAATGGCATCTTTGAAAATGTCACCTATTTAATCTGCAATGCAGAAAATAATTTTGTTCCAGAGTTACCTACAGAAAAAGTAGACCTTATTTACTTATGTGTTCCTAATAATCCTACAGGCACCACACTTTCTAAAAAAGAATTGAAAAAATGGGTTGATTATGCAAGAGCAAACAACTCCATTATCTTATTTGATTCTGCTTATGAAGCATATATCCAAGATCCAGAGCTTCCTCACAGCATCTATGAAATTGAAGGTGCCAAAGAAGTCGCTATTGAGTTTCGATCTTTCTCCAAAACAGCCGGTTTTACTGGTACTAGATGTGCCTATACCGTTGTACCTAAAACCGTTCTGGCTCTAACTGCTAATGGCGAGAAACACGCCTTAAATAAATTATGGAACCGCAGACAAACGACTAAATTCAACGGTACTCCTTATATTATCCAAAAAGGTGCGGAAGCGACTTATACTCCTGAAGGTCAAGCTGAAATCAAGAGTATCGTAAAATATTATATGGATAATGCAAGAATCATTAAGGAAGGTCTAGAAAGTATTGGCATACAAACCTTCGGTGGCGTAAATGCACCTTACATTTGGCTGAAAGTACCAAAAGGACTGGATTCTTGGTCTTTCTTCGACAAGCTGCTCCATGAAGTACATATTGTAGGTACTCCTGGTACTGGCTTTGGTCCATCTGGAGAAGGTTACTTCAGATTGACAGCCTTTGGCAACAAAGAAGCCACCATTGAAGCAATTGAAAGAATTAAAACCAAATTAAGTTTATAAATAAAACAATACTTCATTAAAAATAAAAACGTTTGAACCGCGAAGACGCAAAGGGACCTATTTATATTGTCATTGCGAGCGTAACGAAGCAATCCCCTGCCTGCCAAGAGATTGCTTCGCTATGTGCTCGCAATGACAAATTTACGCAATCTAAGAACATCCCCTTCGCGGTTCATTGTTGTTGATATCACATTGCACAATTTATAAAAAAATCAGGAAGCGGCGATTTATGCCGTTTCCTGATTTTTTTATAAATCGAAATGTTAAATGACTCCCTGAAATGAACTTATGATTCAATTGTATTCTCAGTATCATCTTTTTCCGCTGTTACATTTGAGGAACTAAGATTCGCTTCCTTACTTTCCTGTGTAAGGCTCAGGTTGTATGCAGGACCAACAGTTACATTGCTTGAAGCAGCTTGCTCACTATTTGAACTTTTCGATTGGGATTTTTGCTGCACTTGTTGGATCTGGAGCTGGATTTGCTGCATTTGCTGTTGAAGCAGCTGAATCTGCTTTGCGTTTTCGGCTGCATCGTCCTCTTGCAATTCTTGAATTTGCCTGGTAAGGCTTTGAATCTGCTTTTGTAGATCACTTACACTACTTTGGGTACTAGACTGACTGCTTTGGCTATTTCCGCTAATCGTCATAGACATGATAACTACCTCCTTTATATACATCGACCTGCTTTGTATATCGGAGAATTATCTTTGAATTTCCTTTGAATTCTTTTAATTGTCTTTGATTTTGTTAAATTGTTATTATTTTTTAAGTTTAACTTCCAGATTTGTTTTTACCCGCACTAAAACGTCCTGCCAATCACCTCTATGAATTTGACGAAAAATTCGTATCGTTGGATACCAAAGACTCTCTTGTCCTTTTACCTGCCAGCGCCAATCAGGGTCAATAGGCAAAAGCAGCCATGTTTCTTTCCCCATAGCTCCTGCTAAATGCGCAACTGCCGTGTCTACCGTTATTATCAGATCCAGATTTTCAATCAGGCCTGCTGTTTCGGCAAAGTCACTGATATTCTCATGAAAATCAATTACTTGATGCGAAACTGTTTGTAGATCAGCAGCTTTTTCATCCATCTGCAAACTTACCCAATTTACCTCCTGGAGAGAGAAAAGCTGTTTGAACACATGAAAAGGAATGGATCGATTTTTATCATTTTTATGATTTGGATTACCGGCCCAAACAACACCAATGGTAAAAGACTGATCCTTTATTACCTTTTTCAGCATCTCACTCCACTTGTTTATCAGGTTAGAATCTGCTTTTATATATGGAATGGGGCTAGGAATGGTATGTAGTGTAGTATGAAACATAAATGGCAAACTTGGTAATGGACAGGAAAATGTATACTCCCCCACCATCTTTTCGTCAGTCTGAATTGTACTATTTTTGAAAGAAGCAGACATTAACCGTTCTAGCTGTTTGGGCAGGAACAAAACTACCTCAGAAGCCACTTTTTCAATTTCTTGAGCATATCTTACAAAATGAATCGTATCACCGAACCCTTGTTCATGAAACAATACTATTTTTTGTCCGATTAAATCCTCCAACTTCCAATTGTATCCAGAATCACAGGCACTAAAGATTTTGCGACGCAGTTCATACCCTCTCCAGCCCTTCTCATACTGTCCCTGAAGTAAATATAAGACTCCTAATGCAAATTCAGCTTCTATAAAGCCAGATCGCAGTCTAATAGCCAATTCAAGATGATGTTCAGCCTCATCTAAGCGCTCCATCTGCTTGAGCACCATTCCAAGGCGAAAATGTGCTTCTGGAAAACCAGGTTCGCAGCTTATCGTTTCGCGAAGGCAAATTTCGGCTTCCTCCAGAAGACTTGTTCTAGAAAATAGCGTTCCTAAATTAAATAAAGCTTCAGGATAATCCGCTTTTAATTCTAAAGCACGCTGAAGATAGAATTCTGCTTCATCTAGATTATTCATATTGATTAATAATGCACCTATACCATTATAAGCTTCAGCATAATCTGGTCTTAAAGAGATTGCTTGATGAAAAAGCTCTAATGCCTGCAACGCATCTCCTTTATGTGCCAGCTCAGCTCCCTGAGTGAAACATAGCTCTGCATTCATATGATTACTTTCCTTCACTTTTTTACCATTGTTGTCAAACATCGGCTCATCGCTAACTTGGTTAGAAAAGAGTATCTGGTTCTTTATACTCTCTACTGCTTTTAACTGAAGATTTATATAGTTTTCGATTATTCAGCAGCCAAACTTTATCAGAGAAATGTCCGTCTTCTACCTTTTCTAAAGCTCGCCCCATATCATACATTCTCGCATCCATGATATCCAGATAATGCAGTATTTCAGCCTCGGGTATCATTGGTCGTTTAGGACTGCCAAACTCTGGCTCATAATGATGGGACAAGACCATATGCTGCAAAAGCAGGGAGGCTTCCGGATCGGCTCCCACCTCTACAGCAGTCTGATCAATCATTTTTATTCCTTGGATGATATGCCCTAAGAGTTCTCCCTCTACCGTGTATTCAGAGACAATCCCTAATTCACTGGCATTCATCTCCGCTATTTTTGCAATATCATGAAGAATGA
Proteins encoded in this window:
- a CDS encoding metallophosphoesterase, with the translated sequence MIIIVLLLYSAINFYIGIRGWQSLRRKSPLIFSLSYLFIFGLFALSYPLGSFIQKLSPSTLGDTLLLTGSFWLGMIYYLFLFTLFIDILRFIDAYNPFLPLTLKQHSLRVAATVFLVTTCLIAYGTWNARHPVTINYEITIPKTAGTSSLETLQVVMVSDIHLGQIVDNRRLKRLVNRINQLEPDIVLIPGDIIDNDINVLPNQNMIETFRKLRPKLGTYAVLGNHEYFDQQTDLAIEYLEQGNIHILRDQWTLIDNSFYVVGRDDLAKMRYTGALRQDLKTVMEGIDHRLPIILLDHQPKDLQDAVDQGVDLQLSGHTHLGQLFPNSLITKRLYELDWGYLQKESLQVIVSCGFGTWGPPVRIGNSPEIINLTIHFEK
- a CDS encoding Crp/Fnr family transcriptional regulator encodes the protein MTILESNKEGWEYLREIPVFAKLPEKQLEIIHNHTIERRFRKGMIIFLEGDAGEGFHYVKSGKVKVLRTSDDGREHIIKILGAGEIFAEVLMFNNRPYPATAVAVEPSCIGMIRNIDLEQLVLTNNELALQLIKALSQRLIYAQQKIKNLALNDVMSRTVEVLLRLSQEQGDIKDNGVIELALDLSRQDLANLVGTTRETVTRTLSSLKKDKFIDFDGQKIRILDVEYLRRLIS
- a CDS encoding YgeY family selenium metabolism-linked hydrolase; the encoded protein is MDNQQICGPLGPVDEDLIIKTCQELVQIPSYTGQEQEIADLLVEKMLALGYDSAWIDGVGNVIGEIRGHHPGPKVLFDSHIDTIPVSGTEIWIHDPFEGLVENGRIYGRGVVSMKGALSAMICGLAPLIQYKDELSGSVFVSGTVGKEQFEGLAFRQVIQVIKPDYVIVGEASDLEICYGQRGRAQVIVVTRGKAAHSAVPLAGKNASDMMLSLVPEIKKQTTFSMSSLGQGSLELVSIASAPCPGSSTVPHTCWATFDRYMVQDELETDILQPIHKAIAVLQHQDADFTAEVGIAESGLECYTGQYLSGKRFFPGWILSPEHELVSGVQQALGKAGFTPALSTYTISTNASYSAAIANVPTIGFGPGCEKDMHIADENLRVNQLTAAAAGYQAIACQFLLTKEQESSERWR
- the hcp gene encoding hydroxylamine reductase; translated protein: MSMFCRQCEQTAGGTGCTKVGVCGKNEDIASLQDTLVFGLKGISAYAHHARELGARDEQVDAFMHDALFFTLTNVNFSLERHIEMVLKCGEMNLRIMEVLDNAHVTRFGSPAPAQVFTGTKAGPGIVITGHDLLDLEELLKQTEGTGVNVYTHGEMLPAHSYPELRKYKHLIGNFGTAWQNQRTEFENFSGAILVTTNCVMPLTDKCSYGDRIYMRNITGLQGGKQILDRDFSEIIAHAKSLPALPETAGDYTIATGFHHSVILSLADKVVEAVKAGKIKRFFLIGGCDGAKPGRNYYTEIAQKVPKDCVILTVACGKYRFNNLDFGDIDGIPRLLDLGQCNNAFSGIQVAVALAKAFNCGVNDLPLSFVLSWYEQKAVAILLTLLHLGVKNIRIGPTPPAFISPNVFKVLNESFGLQLITTPDEDLKAILG
- a CDS encoding cell division protein FtsA; the protein is MEKNLLFALDIGTRSVVGLVGEKVDNSIQIIASHRQEHRTRAMMDGQIHDVPEVAAIIAEVKNALETSCGPLKKVSVAAAGRALCTIQSRAEIEMSDRGVLTSSDEHALELAAIQSAQHKLATSNTISDPTSYYCVGYSVVSFILDKTPLKTLVGQRGKKATVELIATFLPRQVIDSLQSAITSVNLEIATLTLEPIAAINVLIPQTMRHLNLVLVDIGAGTSDVAITKDGSIIAYGMVPCAGDKITEAISQQYLLDFNVAETVKRQLTGNESATITLTDVLGLPQEIAVSEIIKNIEPHVAELAQLIATQIISLNATAPQAVLLVGGGSLTPMISEALAQSLDMPAPRVAVRRPDIIEGISQIPADLCTPDAVTPLGILKLSASRTLNFMNVTLNEQPLHLFNLGHLTVADALLAAGIDTRSLHGKPGLGITIAINSQTNFFPGTHGTPSLIELNGHKATLSELLQEDDVIKVTKGTSGTMPSLCLSDIFDILPSYLIFINEEPYEISPIITINDELAQPDAVLADRDQVHYRVPSTLEEVLGTTGNPMDVPPYHYIINGSEREYSIWRKYTINGNAATAANPVSANDQIMISPLCEPTLGELLGLNNDEEHSITVLFNKVKCCIPLRRYTIIMNDKVSQITDIAPNKSVIHFSSTEQEHPMISDVLLAANFNPKTIPPGSIVKILLNNQPTEYTTLVKNSDEITLVVT
- a CDS encoding zinc metalloprotease HtpX, translating into MNNLKTTLLLAALTGLLMAIGGLFGGRSGVGIMLIVSLAMNLGSYWFSDKLVLRMYSAREITSEQGPDLFKLVANLAHRANLPMPRVYVIDSDVPNAFATGRSPQYGVVAVTTGIMKTLSYDELSGVIAHELAHIKNRDTLISTVVASIAGVITWIAHMAQWSAIFGMGRSNEDDNGGLLGTLFTIVLAPIAATLIQLGISRSREYMADEIGGAISNNPLALASALEKIDYYAKHKVLPASTPSTSHLFIINPLSGTGQWMTNLFSTHPATAERVARLREQARGR